A stretch of Brachyhypopomus gauderio isolate BG-103 chromosome 3, BGAUD_0.2, whole genome shotgun sequence DNA encodes these proteins:
- the arl4cb gene encoding ADP-ribosylation factor-like 4Cb, with the protein MGNSFSNISAFQSLHIVMLGLDSAGKTTVLYRLKFNEFVNTVPTIGFNTEKIKLSNGTAKGISCHFWDVGGQEKLRPLWKSYSRCTDGIIYVVDSVDVDRLEEAKTELHKVTKFAENQGTPLLVIANKQDLPKSLPVADIEKQLALNELTPATTYHIQPACAIIGEGLHEGMDKLYEMIVKRRKTLKQKKKR; encoded by the coding sequence ATGGGGAACAGCTTCTCAAACATCTCCGCGTTCCAGTCCCTCCATATAGTCATGCTTGGTCTGGACTCCGCCGGGAAAACCACCGTTCTCTACAGACTTAAATTCAACGAGTTCGTCAACACCGTACCCACCATCGGCTTCAACACCGAGAAGATCAAACTGAGCAACGGAACCGCCAAAGGCATCAGCTGCCACTTCTGGGACGTGGGGGGGCAGGAGAAGCTCCGGCCGCTGTGGAAGTCCTACAGCAGATGCACGGACGGCATCATCTACGTGGTGGACTCCGTGGATGTAGATCGGCTTGAGGAGGCCAAGACGGAATTACACAAGGTGACCAAATTCGCGGAGAACCAGGGGACACCTCTGCTGGTCATAGCGAACAAACAAGACCTGCCCAAATCTCTCCCCGTGGCAGACATAGAGAAGCAGCTGGCACTGAACGAGTTAACACCAGCCACCACCTACCACATCCAACCTGCCTGCGCCATCATCGGAGAAGGGCTTCACGAAGGCATGGACAAACTGTACGAGATGATTGTGAAACGACGAAAAACCCTAAAGCAAAAGAAGAAACGATAA